Proteins from a single region of Phycisphaeraceae bacterium D3-23:
- a CDS encoding dihydrodipicolinate synthase family protein — protein MNTDWKGVFPAACTQFNECGSLDLPTTMDHLDAMLDAGVHGMVMLGTVGENCSLTHDEKIAVLKATVERIGGKVPVLTGVAEYTTAQACQFAKDAAQAGVDGLMVLPAMVYKSDERETLAHFEAVAAATALPIMIYNNPVSYGIDIMPETFKKLTHIDNIVAIKESSEDPRRITDLRNAVGDRFTLFCGVDDLFLESYILGAEGWISGLVNAFPAENALIWDLCEAGDFKEAQKVYQWYTPLLHLDTLPKLVQYIKLASQECGYGNERCRAPRLNIEGKEREEVLAIIHDAIKTRPAIPAKA, from the coding sequence ATGAACACCGACTGGAAAGGCGTCTTCCCCGCCGCCTGCACCCAATTCAACGAATGCGGCTCGCTCGACCTGCCTACGACGATGGACCACCTCGACGCGATGCTCGACGCCGGCGTCCACGGCATGGTCATGCTCGGCACGGTCGGCGAGAACTGCTCACTGACCCACGACGAGAAGATCGCGGTCCTCAAGGCCACCGTCGAACGCATCGGCGGCAAGGTGCCGGTGTTGACGGGTGTCGCCGAGTACACCACCGCGCAGGCCTGCCAGTTCGCGAAGGATGCGGCGCAGGCCGGCGTCGACGGGCTGATGGTCCTGCCCGCGATGGTCTACAAAAGCGATGAGCGCGAGACGCTCGCGCACTTCGAGGCCGTGGCCGCCGCGACGGCGCTGCCGATCATGATCTACAACAACCCCGTCTCGTACGGCATCGACATCATGCCCGAGACGTTCAAGAAACTGACGCACATCGACAACATCGTCGCGATCAAGGAGAGCAGCGAAGACCCCCGCCGGATCACCGACCTGCGCAACGCGGTGGGCGACCGGTTCACACTGTTCTGCGGCGTCGACGACCTGTTCCTCGAGTCGTACATCCTCGGCGCGGAGGGCTGGATCAGCGGGCTGGTCAACGCCTTCCCCGCAGAAAACGCGCTGATCTGGGACCTGTGCGAAGCGGGCGACTTTAAGGAAGCCCAGAAGGTGTATCAGTGGTATACCCCGCTCTTGCACCTGGACACCCTGCCCAAGCTGGTGCAGTACATCAAGCTCGCGTCGCAGGAGTGCGGCTACGGCAACGAACGCTGCCGGGCGCCGCGCCTCAACATCGAAGGCAAAGAACGCGAGGAAGTCCTCGCGATCATCCACGACGCGATCAAGACCCGCCCCGCGATCCCCGCGAAGGCATAA
- a CDS encoding GntR family transcriptional regulator: MTLSDRIQRELVVLLAGSDPLPFKLTLTAISSHFGVSPMPVRQAVGELIDQGLLRKQANGRIEVDLVAVAALDSVDVDLIGEPDGSIEQRITDAVVVRSLTRDEHYLREAEAAEQFGIGRTVVRRVFGQLAGQGLLTRVPRCGWLVRPYREKDMLDYLDIRETLEVKAMRLARDRLDPAVLQTYLEGNDPGGRGRTVQLDNRLHAYWIEQSNNRYIIDFFANHGTFYNALFDYAALEPNATQAMARQHIEILEALIASDLRGAAKALTRHIRAQQPNTAKMIDHLAHREP; the protein is encoded by the coding sequence ATGACCCTTTCGGATCGTATCCAGCGCGAACTCGTCGTCCTGCTCGCCGGCTCGGACCCACTGCCGTTCAAGCTGACGCTGACCGCGATCTCCAGCCACTTCGGCGTCAGCCCGATGCCTGTGCGTCAGGCGGTCGGCGAGCTCATCGACCAGGGGCTTCTGCGCAAGCAGGCCAACGGCCGGATCGAGGTCGATCTCGTCGCCGTCGCGGCGCTCGACAGCGTGGATGTCGATCTCATCGGCGAGCCCGACGGCTCGATCGAGCAGCGCATCACCGACGCTGTGGTCGTGCGAAGCCTGACGCGGGACGAGCACTACCTGCGCGAGGCGGAGGCGGCCGAGCAGTTCGGCATCGGCCGCACGGTCGTCCGTCGGGTCTTCGGCCAGCTCGCGGGCCAGGGGCTCCTCACCCGCGTCCCGCGCTGCGGCTGGCTGGTCCGGCCCTACCGCGAAAAAGACATGCTCGACTACCTCGACATCCGCGAGACACTCGAGGTCAAGGCGATGCGCCTGGCGCGTGATCGGCTCGACCCGGCCGTGCTCCAGACCTACCTCGAAGGCAACGACCCCGGCGGGCGCGGCCGAACGGTCCAGCTCGACAACCGGCTGCACGCCTACTGGATCGAGCAGTCCAACAACCGCTACATCATCGACTTCTTCGCCAACCACGGCACGTTCTACAACGCGCTCTTCGACTACGCAGCGCTCGAGCCCAACGCGACCCAAGCTATGGCCCGTCAGCACATCGAGATCCTCGAGGCTTTGATCGCCAGTGACCTACGCGGGGCGGCCAAGGCCCTCACCCGCCACATCCGAGCCCAGCAGCCCAACACGGCCAAGATGATCGACCACCTTGCGCATCGGGAGCCCTAG
- the recG gene encoding ATP-dependent DNA helicase RecG has translation MASKPNPAIEPPERVSPGSSVTLLPGVGPARAAALHRLGIQTLADLLRHRPTRYEKLDAEGRIADLPVFEDVVATARGTLNAVRWVPAQGRGKKGRFQATLEDDSGTLALVWFHAGYLRDTLHAGQMLRVQGKVKRFDGYPQMVNPKWEKLKGEDDTPVQGDRLRPVYPSTEGLPSHAIEKLVYEALDRVLPGMVDPLPESLTQAHNLLPLAEAFEKLHRPTEPDGHKEARRRLAYNELLLLQLGIAMKRAYVAKRQAAPTLTHNDAIDQRIRKRFPFELTPSQDKVIAEVAADLVTETPMNRLVQGDVGSGKTVVALYAMLLAVSGRKQAAMMAPTELLAEQHFRSISDLLEGSDVTVRLLTGGASTSRSKARKALLAEIADGSADIVVGTQALVTDAVVFKDLGVAVVDEQHRFGVMQRARLRSAGETTDDGRLRVPHHLVMTATPIPRTLSLTIFGDLDVSTITGKPPGRVPIESRVVAEFQTETVYEYLSTRLERGEQAYIVVPAIDGPGDDDDAAGGTALKSVAEHAKLLREKLGSTYEVAEVHGRLSRDEREHVMERFRDGSAHVLVATTVIEVGVDVPNASVMVIEHAERFGLAQLHQLRGRIGRGASERVPLCVFVAEPTTDDAIDRINAIAATNDGFKIAEEDLRIRGMGEFFGTKQSGMPPLRVADIPGDLDLLQLARLDAQRLIETDWLLKQPVHGLLRRVLLHQYGESLGLIDVG, from the coding sequence ATGGCATCCAAGCCGAACCCCGCTATTGAGCCCCCGGAACGCGTCAGCCCGGGGTCGTCTGTGACGCTGCTGCCGGGGGTCGGCCCGGCCCGCGCGGCGGCGCTCCATCGGCTGGGCATCCAGACCCTCGCGGACCTGCTGCGCCACCGCCCGACGCGCTACGAGAAGCTCGACGCCGAGGGGCGGATCGCGGACCTGCCGGTGTTTGAAGATGTCGTCGCCACGGCGCGCGGGACGCTCAATGCGGTGCGCTGGGTCCCCGCGCAGGGCCGGGGCAAGAAGGGACGGTTCCAGGCCACGCTCGAAGACGACTCGGGCACGCTCGCCCTGGTCTGGTTCCACGCGGGCTACCTCCGCGACACGCTACACGCCGGGCAGATGCTCCGCGTGCAGGGCAAGGTCAAACGCTTCGATGGCTATCCGCAGATGGTCAACCCCAAGTGGGAAAAACTAAAGGGTGAAGACGACACGCCGGTGCAGGGCGACCGCCTGCGGCCGGTCTACCCCTCGACCGAAGGGCTGCCCAGCCACGCGATCGAGAAGCTCGTGTACGAAGCGCTCGACCGCGTCCTGCCCGGCATGGTCGACCCGCTGCCCGAATCACTCACCCAGGCGCACAACCTGCTGCCGCTCGCCGAAGCGTTCGAGAAGCTGCATCGGCCGACGGAGCCCGATGGCCACAAGGAGGCCCGGCGTCGCCTGGCGTACAACGAGTTGCTGCTGCTCCAACTCGGCATCGCGATGAAACGCGCCTACGTCGCCAAACGCCAGGCGGCACCCACGCTCACTCACAACGACGCGATCGACCAGCGCATCCGCAAGCGTTTCCCGTTCGAGTTGACGCCGTCTCAGGACAAGGTCATCGCCGAGGTCGCTGCCGACCTCGTCACCGAGACGCCGATGAATCGGCTGGTGCAGGGGGACGTCGGCTCGGGCAAGACAGTGGTCGCGCTCTACGCGATGCTGCTCGCGGTCAGCGGCCGCAAACAGGCGGCGATGATGGCACCGACCGAGCTCTTAGCCGAGCAGCACTTCCGATCGATCAGTGACCTGCTGGAAGGTTCGGATGTCACGGTCCGGCTGCTCACCGGCGGGGCGTCCACGTCGCGTTCCAAGGCACGCAAGGCACTGCTCGCCGAGATCGCGGACGGCAGCGCCGACATCGTGGTCGGTACGCAGGCGCTGGTCACCGATGCGGTCGTGTTCAAAGACCTCGGCGTTGCGGTGGTCGATGAGCAGCACCGCTTCGGCGTCATGCAGCGCGCCCGCCTGCGCTCGGCGGGTGAAACCACCGACGACGGCAGGCTGCGCGTCCCGCACCACCTGGTGATGACCGCGACGCCGATCCCGCGCACGCTGTCGCTCACGATCTTTGGCGACCTGGACGTCTCGACTATCACCGGCAAGCCGCCGGGCCGGGTGCCCATCGAGAGCCGCGTCGTCGCCGAGTTCCAGACCGAAACGGTCTATGAGTACCTCTCCACCCGGCTTGAGCGCGGCGAGCAGGCATACATCGTCGTGCCCGCGATCGATGGGCCCGGTGATGACGACGACGCGGCGGGTGGGACGGCACTTAAGAGCGTGGCCGAACACGCCAAGCTGCTGCGCGAGAAGCTGGGCAGCACCTACGAAGTCGCGGAGGTGCACGGCCGGCTGTCGCGCGACGAGCGTGAGCATGTCATGGAGCGGTTTCGTGACGGCAGCGCGCACGTGCTGGTGGCGACGACCGTGATCGAGGTCGGGGTCGATGTGCCCAACGCGAGTGTTATGGTCATCGAGCACGCCGAGCGGTTTGGGCTCGCGCAGCTCCACCAGTTGCGCGGCCGGATCGGGCGCGGAGCGTCGGAGCGCGTCCCGCTGTGCGTGTTTGTGGCCGAGCCGACCACGGACGACGCGATCGACAGGATCAACGCGATCGCGGCAACGAACGACGGGTTCAAGATCGCGGAGGAAGACTTGCGTATCCGCGGGATGGGGGAGTTCTTCGGAACCAAACAGTCCGGGATGCCGCCGCTGCGCGTCGCGGATATCCCGGGGGACTTGGACCTGCTTCAGCTCGCGCGCCTCGATGCGCAGCGACTCATTGAAACGGACTGGCTGCTAAAGCAGCCAGTCCATGGGTTACTGCGTCGGGTATTGCTGCACCAGTACGGCGAGTCGCTTGGGTTGATCGACGTCGGCTAG